In the genome of Cryptomeria japonica chromosome 8, Sugi_1.0, whole genome shotgun sequence, one region contains:
- the LOC131034617 gene encoding 2-alkenal reductase (NADP(+)-dependent) — translation MEKMVRNKQVLLVSYANEGPVTDDHVKIRETQLNLNACKEGEVIVQNLYVSVDPYLRWRMKEETNRGLYFDNFKLDQPIVSLSVGKVVVSANSGFEVGDLVIGMLEVSEYNIVVSVQGSMLMKLDPNLALPSDYLGPLGMVGMTAWGGLLQLGEPKPGDEVLVSAAAGAVGLLVGQLAKIKGCRVVGSAGSDQKVKMLKEEFGFDDAFNYKSETDLDAALSKYFPRGIDIYFENVGGKMLEAVLNHINMNARIPVCGMISQYNQEWDKCYGVRNLINLVGKCAKMQGFLSGMFLSRREEFIKEMGGYMQQGKIKYKEDVKQGIDSFLEAFNSLFSGGNTGKVLVQLTPN, via the exons ATGGAGAAAATGGTAAGGAACAAACAAGTGCTCTTAGTTTCTTACGCCAATGAAGGGCCTGTCACAGATGATCATGTGAAAATCAGAGAAACCCAGTTGAACTTAAATGCATGTAAGGAAGGAGAAGTTATTGTGCAGAATTTGTATGTCTCAGTAGATCCATATCTCAGATGGCGCATGAAGGAAGAAACCAACAGGGGACTCTATTTTGACAACTTTAAATTAGACCAG CCCATCGTTTCTCTTTCGGTTGGGAAAGTAGTTGTTTCTGCCAATTCTGGGTTTGAAGTGGGTGATCTGGTAATTGGGATGCTTGAAGTTTCGGAGTACAACATAGTTGTTTCTGTACAAGGATCAATGCTAATGAAACTTGACCCTAATTTGGCTCTACCTTCTGATTATTTGGGGCCTCTGG GAATGGTAGGAATGACTGCTTGGGGTGGTTTACTGCAACTTGGAGAGCCTAAACCTGGAGATGAAGTGCTAGTTTCAGCTGCAGCAGGGGCAGTTGGGCTCTTAGTGGGGCAGCTGGCTAAAATCAAAGGCTGCCGGGTTGTTGGTAGTGCTGGTAGTGACCAAAAG GTGAAGATGTTGAAAGAAGAATTTGGATTTGATGATGCCTTCAATTATAAGTCTGAGACAGATTTGGATGCTGCACTATCCAA GTACTTTCCAAGGGGAATAGACATTTACTTTGAAAATGTGGGAGGCAAAATGTTGGAGGCTGTTCTCAATCATATCAATATGAATGCTAGGATTCCCGTATGTGGAATGATCTCTCAATATAACCAG GAATGGGATAAATGTTATGGAGTCAGAAATCTTATAAATTTGGTAGGGAAATGTGCGAAAATGCAAGGGTTTCTTTCTGGAATGTTTCTTAGTCGGAGGGAGGAATTTATTAAGGAGATGGGAGGGTATATGCAGCAAGGTAAAATCAAATACAAAGAAGATGTGAAACAGGGTATAGACAGCTTCTTAGAAGCATTCAATTCTTTGTTTAGTGGGGGAAATACAGGGAAAGTTCTGGTTCAGCTCACACCCAACTAA
- the LOC131034623 gene encoding heavy metal-associated isoprenylated plant protein 39 codes for MKKIVLKSDIDCEKCKRKTLQAIAAINGVDSVSIDLKEKKIIVIGDADPVSLTRKVRKFRSTELLSVGPARNEMRLRHWTRMEAPNPAPSATCHHCQGLPATSNDNPNACTIS; via the exons ATGAAG AAAATCGTGTTGAAATCGGACATTGACTGTGAGAAATGTAAGAGAAAGACTTTGCAAGCAATTGCAGCCATTAATG GTGTTGATTCTGTGAGCATAGATCTGAAGGAGAAAAAAATAATTGTGATTGGAGATGCAGATCCGGTCTCTTTAACAAGAAAGGTGAGAAAGTTTAGAAGTACAGAACTGCTTAGTGTTGGTCCTGCCAGAAATGAAATGAGATTAAGGCATTGGACTAGGATGGAGGCGCCAAATCCGGCTCCTTCTGCGACATGTCACCATTGTCAAGGATTGCCTGCTACCAGTAATGACAATCCAAATGCTTGCACTATATCTTGA